One genomic region from Deltaproteobacteria bacterium encodes:
- a CDS encoding 1,4-dihydroxy-2-naphthoate polyprenyltransferase translates to MGRRLASNSANPDCQAQCSCQVNDLSDEVGRVQARAQKPRNISHFSAWMLAARPKTLPAALAPVIVGSTMAFAHRSFALLPAVAALAVALLLQIGVNLANDYFDCIKGIDTAGRLGPVRVTQSGLIPPAQVKVAMSITLVLVVLPGLYLVDVGGWPVVFIGAASILAALAYSGGPYPLASHGLGDLFVFVFFGLVAVCGTYYVQTLRLTPLVLLMGVNVGLLITAILVVNNLRDIHTDRQAGKRSLAVMIGDRGTKTEYTLLLVSAYAIPLILWLCGLAAGWVFLPLVSLPMALSLTRMIWKAPDGPQLNKTLVGTAKLALVFSVLLSTSLILSMK, encoded by the coding sequence ATGGGCCGGAGGCTCGCTTCTAACTCCGCCAATCCAGATTGCCAAGCTCAGTGTAGTTGCCAAGTGAATGACTTGAGTGATGAGGTCGGCCGTGTGCAAGCGCGGGCGCAAAAACCCCGAAACATATCACACTTTAGCGCCTGGATGTTGGCTGCTCGTCCCAAAACCCTGCCTGCAGCGCTAGCCCCGGTGATTGTGGGCTCGACTATGGCATTTGCACATAGAAGCTTTGCGTTGCTGCCTGCGGTTGCCGCATTGGCGGTGGCGCTGCTTTTGCAAATCGGGGTGAACCTGGCAAATGATTATTTTGATTGCATAAAAGGAATTGATACCGCAGGCCGACTCGGGCCGGTGCGGGTCACCCAGAGCGGCTTGATACCACCAGCTCAGGTGAAAGTCGCAATGAGCATCACGCTTGTTTTAGTTGTATTGCCGGGACTGTATCTGGTCGATGTTGGAGGATGGCCGGTGGTATTCATTGGAGCAGCTTCAATTCTTGCGGCCCTCGCCTACAGCGGAGGGCCATATCCTCTTGCCTCTCACGGTCTCGGCGACCTATTCGTATTTGTCTTCTTTGGACTTGTGGCCGTCTGCGGCACTTATTATGTTCAGACACTTCGTCTTACACCACTGGTCCTGCTGATGGGTGTCAATGTCGGTCTATTGATCACTGCTATTCTGGTTGTCAACAATTTGAGGGATATTCACACCGATCGCCAGGCCGGCAAACGCTCCCTGGCAGTGATGATAGGTGATCGAGGAACTAAAACAGAATATACACTCCTGTTGGTGAGTGCGTACGCGATACCGCTCATACTCTGGCTTTGCGGTTTGGCTGCGGGGTGGGTGTTCTTGCCCCTTGTCTCATTGCCAATGGCCCTGTCTCTGACCCGAATGATTTGGAAAGCTCCCGATGGCCCGCAATTAAACAAAACCCTTGTCGGAACAGCCAAATTGGCCCTGGTCTTCAGCGTGCTGTTGTCAACTAGCCTGATACTTTCTATGAAATAA